Below is a window of Candidatus Methylomirabilota bacterium DNA.
GGGCAGTCCGGCGGCACGAGGGTGGTCGCGTCGTATTCGTCTATGAGCAAGGGCCCGGGCCGCGGCCGCGCGTCGAGATCCTCTCGCCCGATGACGGGCGTGCGGATCACGCCGTGGCCGGGGCCGAAGTAGGCCTCGCGCTCGCCGCCGCGGGCCCGCGTGCCGGGTATGAAGCGGGTCTCGCGACGCATGTCCGTGGCCCGGCGAACGCGCGCGGTCAGCCGCAGGTTGACGATCTGGATGGGGTCGCCCTCGGCCTTGTGGCCGTAGGTGCGCTCGTGCTCCTTGTCGAAGGCCTCGGCGAGCCGGCTGATCGCGTCGATGCCGATGGCGGCGGGCCCCAGGGGCACGGCCAGCTCGAAGGACTGCCCCTGGTACTTGAGATCCGCGCTGCGCTCGATCTCCACGCGGTCGGCGCCATAACCTTGAGCGCTCAGCAGAGATTCCGCCTCCCTCTCGAGCGAGGCGAGGGCCTCCACGAGGTCGCGCGGCTCGAGGCCGGCGAGCGGCCGGAGGAAGGTCCGCACGAGGTGATGCTCCATCTCCGCCTCGAGCAGCCCGAGCGCGCTCCACACCCCGGGCGCGGGCGGCACCAGCACCCTCGCGATCTCGAGGGAGCGGGCCATCTCCGCCGCGAAGAGTGGTCCGTTGCCGCCGAAGGCGATCAGGGTGAACTCCTGCGGGTCGCGCCCGCGCTCGATGGTGACGGCGCGGACCGCGCGCGCCATGCCCGCGCAGCCGAGCAGGTATACTCCGTGGGCCGCCTCCAAGAGTTCGAGGCCGAGCGGCGCGCCCACCTGCTCGGACACGACGCGCCGGGCCTTGTCGGCGTGCAGGGTAAGGCCGCTCGGGAGGCGCTCGGGATGGAGATAGCCGAGGCAGACATTGGCATCGGTCAGCGTCGCCTCGGTGCCGCCGAGGCCGTAGCAGACGGGCCCGGGCACGGCCCCCGCGCTCCGAGGCCCCACGTGAAGCGCGCCCGCCCCATCCACACTGACGATGCTGCCGCCGCCCGCGCCCACCTCCGCGATGTCGATGGCAGGCACGCGCAGCAGATAGCCGCTGCCCTTGTAGAGCCGGCTCCCCTGCGACATGCTGCCGCCGATCTCGAACTCGCCCGTGCGCTTGAGCTCGAAGCCCTCGATCACCGAGGCCTTGGCGGTGGTGCCTCCCATGTCGATGCTGATCACGTTGCCCTCGCCGATGCGGCGGGCGAGGGCGGCGGTGGCGATCACGCCGGCCGCCGGCCCCGACTCGATCACGTGCACCGGCCGGCGGCGGCCATGCTCGGCGGTCATGACGCCGCCGTTGCTCTGCATGACGAGGAGCGTGCCGGGCAGGCCGACGCGGCCGAGCTCGCGCTCGAGCGACTCGAGGTATTGCGCCATCACGGGCATGACGTACGCGTTGGTGACGGCGGTGCTCGTCCGCTCGAACTCTCTCATCTCCGGAAGGATGTCGGAGGAGAGGGTGAGGGCGAGGCCCGGCGCGCGCTCGCGCACGAGGGCGCCGATGGCCTGCTCGTGGGCCGGATTGGCATAAGCGTGAAGGAGACAGACCGCAACGGACTCGATGCCTTCCCCGGCCAGCCGGTCGATCGCCATCTCGACGCTCGACCGGTCGAGCGTGGTGATGACCTCACCGAGATGACTCATGCGCTCGCCCACTTCGAGCCTCAAGCGGCGCGGAACCAGCGGCGCCGGCCGCTCGAAGTCCAGATCGTAGAGGCGGGCCAGGCGCAGACGGCCGATCTCGAGCAGATCACGGAAGCCCGCGGTGGTGATCAGCCCCGTTCGCGCACCGCGGCGCTCCAGGATGGCATTGGTGGCCACGGTGGTCCCGTGGATCACGTCGCCGACCACGGCGGGCAAGAGTCTCGCATCGGCGAGGAGCGCCGTGGTGCCGGTGATGATCGCCTCGGCATAGTTCGTCGTCGTGGAGAGCACCTTCCGCGTCAGCGCCCGTCCGTCAGGCGCCACCAGAACCAGATCGGTGAACGTGCCCCCGACGTCCACGCCCAGCCGGTAGCTCTTGGCCTCCGTCATCGACATTCCCTCATGATCCCCTCGCTCCCGTCACCGCGGCGTCCTGACTCACTCAGCACTCCCCTCACCGCTGATCAACTCAGCCCTCGCCTCAGGGCTTCGCCCTTCAGCTCGAATCGCCACGCCTGCGGCTCGTCGGCAGCGTCTCGGCTCGAAAGGCTACCACGTGCTTCGCGCGGCCGAAGCGGAGGCCGGCGAGGCCGCGCGGCAGGAAGATCACGAACACCATGATCACGAGTCCGACCGCCACGAGATTGTAGACGACCCCGATGAAGCGCAGGCCCTCGTTGATGGCATAGAGAAGGAGAGCGCCGAGGGCGGGTCCCCAGATCGTGCCCAGCCCGCCGAACACGGCCATCCCGATCACGAGCGACGTGGTGGCGGCCGTGGCGACGGTGGGGCTCACGAGCTGAATGTAGTAGGCGTAGAGCGTGCCGGCAAGCCCGGCCAGCCCGGAGCTCAGGCCGAAGGCGAGCAGCTTGTAGACGGTGGTGTTGATCCCGAGGCTCTCCGCCAGCACCTCGTCCTCTCGAATGGCACGGAAGGCGCGCCCGGCCCGAGTGCGACGGCAGACGTAGAGCATGGCGCCGACACCCGCCCCCACGATGGCAGCCACGAGCAGGTACACGGCCTGGGCGCGCGGGATTCCCGTGGCCGGCAATCCCGTGAAGCTGCCGAAGTCGTAGATCCCGAATGGACCGCCGGTGACGGCGAGCCAGTTCTGGGCCGTCAGACGGATCAGCTCGGCAAGAGCGAGAGTGACCAGGGCGAGGTAGTGGCCGCGCAGCCGGAGAGCGGGAAACCCGGTGCCGAGCCCGACGACGGCGGCGACGGCCGCTCCAAGCACCAGTCCGAGCCATGGCGACAGCCCGAGGTGCTTGCTCACCCCGGCAGCGGTATAAGCGCCGAGGGCGAAGAAGCCGGCGTGGCCGAAAGAGACCTGCCCGGTATAGCCGGAGAGCAGATCCCAGCTCGCGGCGAGGAGCGCCCAGATGACGGCCTGGGTGGCGATGCTCAGCACGAAGGGATGCGGGAGCAGCACGGGCAGGAGCAGGACGACACCCGCCGCGCCAAGAGCGAGGAGACGAAGCTTCGTCATCGCGCGGTGGCGCGCCCCAGGAGCCCCTGAGGCCGGAACAAGAGCACCGCAATCATGACCACGAAGGCCACGCCGTTCTGCCACTGGGACGGCACCACGATGACGACCAGGGATTCCGCCACCCCGATGATCAGGCTGGCCAGGAGCGCGCCCACGAGGTTGCCCATGCCGCCCAGGATGGTGATGGCGAAGGCCTTGATGGTCAGCGGGAACCCGACCGCCGGGTACACGTTGAAGAGCGGCGCCATGAGGGCGCCCCCGATGCCGGCGAGACCCACGCCCAGCGCGAGCGTGAGCGAGAAGATCCGGCCGAGATTGATCCCCATGGCCTGCGCGGCCTCGGGATTCTGGGCGACGGCGCGCACGGCCAGCCCTTGCCGGTGCCACCGCAGGAACACGAAGAGCGCGGCCAGGAGCAGCGCGGCGACCACAAAGACCAGCACCCGCTGGTAGCTCACGCCCGTGAAGCCGATCTCCAGGATGCCCCGGACGAGCGGCGGCACCTGGCGATAGTCGCCGCCGCCGATGGCCAGCAGGCTCGACTGCATGAAGGTCGAGAGCCCGAGGGTCAGCACCAGGTAGAGCGAGCCGGCGGGACGGCGACCGAGCCGCCGCTGGAGCGGCGCGATGAGCAGCGGATACACGCAAAGCCCCAGCAGGAACGCCCCCGCCCCGCCCGCCACCGCCCCGACGACGGGCGGAAGATGGAGGAGCACCACGGCGGCAAAGAGCACATAGCCCCCCACCGCAAAGAACTCGCCGTGGGCGACGTTGATGACGTTGAGCACTCCGAAGATCAGGGTAATCCCCACCGCGAAGAGCGCGTAGAGGCCGCCCAGCACGATGCCCTGAATCAGAAACTCAAGCAGTGATTGCATTTGAGTCAGGGGGGAGCGAGCGCCGCTCCTCCCCCGACACCCCCCCACCGATCACGCGCGTGTTGCTCGGCACCGGTGTCGATACGAACGAGTCAGAACGCCGGCTAGGGCACACGCGACTCTCCTTGTATGAGTCAGGGGGAGCGAGCGCCGCTCCTCCCCCGACACCCCCCCACCGGTTACTCCCGTTCGGCTAGGGCACACGCGACTCTCCTTGGCGGTCACCGAGGTACAGGCGACGGATGCGGTCGGTCTGGCGCAGCTCGGCGGGGGTGCCGTCGAAGGCGTTCCGGCCCAGGTCGAGGACGAAGACGCGGTGGGCCACGCTCAGGATCATCTCCACGTTCTGCTCCACGATGAGAAGCGCGAGCCCCGACCGATTGAGCGCCTGGATCGTCGCGTAGACCTCGTCGATGAACTGCGGGGCCAGGGCGGCCGAGGGCTCGTCCAGGAGCAAGAGCTTCGGTCGCATGACCAGCGCCCGCGCGAGGGCCAGGGCGCGCTGCTCCCCGCCCGAGAGACTGTCCGCGGCCTGGCGCCGTCGCTCGCGAAGCCGCGGGAACTGCTCGTAGACGGCGTCGAGGGCCCGGGCGAGCTCGTGGCGTGAGGGCAGCCCGTACCCGCCGAGCAGGAGGTTTTCGTGAACCGTCATGTCCGCGAAGAGGCCGCCGGCCTGGGCCACGAAGCCCGTCCCCAGCCGCAGGATCTGGTCGGGGCGGAGCCCGATCAGGCTCTGGTCCTCGAGGGTGATGCGGCCGCCGAAGGGGGAGAGATAGCCGAAGACCGTCTTGAGGAGGGTGGACTTGCCCGCTCCGTTGGGCCCGATCACGCCGACGATGGTCCCGGGCGCGACGTGGAGCGTCACGCCCTGGAGGATCTCGAGCCGGCCGTAGCCCGAGCGGAGCTCCCCGACCTCGAGCATCAGGCGAGCGCGGGATCGCGCCGCCGGCCCAGAAGCGCGTCGATCACCGTCGGGTCGCGCCGGATCGCCTCGGGCGCGCCCTCGGCGATCTTGAGCCCGTGATCCATGACCACGAGCTTGTCGCAGAGCTCCATCACGAAGGCCATGTCGTGCTCGATGATGAGGAAGGTGCGGCCTTCCTGGCGGAGGGCGCGGATGGTCTCGGCGATGCGCTGCCGCACCACGGGATGCACGCCGGCCAGCGGCTCGTCGAGCATCAGGAAGGGCGGATCGACCACGAGGTTCATGGCCAGCTCCAGGAGCCGCTGCTGGCCGACGGAGAGGTTCTCGCCCGGATCCTCGCGGAGATGATCGAGACCGAGCCGCTCGAGCCAGGCGGTGGCCGTGGGCTCCCACCCGAGGCGCTCGCGGCCCATGGCCGCGATGGAGAGATTGTCCCAGACGCTCAGCTCGCGGAAGATCTTCACCGATTGAAACGTGCGCCCGATCCCTCGCCGCGCGATCTCGTAGGTCTTGAGCCCGTCGATCCGCGCCCCGTTGAAATACACGGCCCCCGCATCCGGCCGGAGCAGATTGGTGATCAGGTTGAAGATGGTAGTCTTGCCCGAGCCGTTGGGCCCGATGAGGCCCACGATGGTCGCGGGGGCGATCTCGAACGAGCACTCGCTGACGGCGCGGAGCCCCCCGAAGAGCTTGCTCAGCCCCGTCACCGCCAGCGTGGGCGTCCCGTCGGGCGGACTCGGCGCGGCCGGGCTCATGCGCCCGGGCGGGGCCTCACTTCTTCTCCCAGGCGTACGGAGGCACCGTCACGTACTTGCCTTCGCCCTTGGCGGCGACGGCGGCGGGATAGATCGGCACCTTCTTGCCACCCTGGATCTGGACCACCACCGTCTGGATGGGCATCCGGTGGCCCTCGGCGAGCGGGGTGAACTTGCGCGTGCCCCACGCGGTGGCGAAGGTGTTGCTCTCGATGCTGAGGCGGATCTTGTCGGGATCGAGGCTGCCCGCCTTGGCGATCGCCTCCAGGGCCACGAGGGCGGAGTCGTGACCCTGCACGGCGAAGTTGGTGACGTCGGTGCCCGTCTTCTTCTTGTAGGCGGCCATCATCGGCTCCGAGACATCGGAGTAGCGCGCGGGCCACCAGCGGTTGTTGACGATGGCGCCCTCCATGGCCTTGGCGTGCTGGTCGATGAAGGTCTGGGCGGCCACCGTCGCTCCCATGTGGGCGAGGAGGGCGGGCACCTTCAGCTCGTACCACTGGTTGAAGAGCACCGGTCCGCTCGACCCGTAGATCTCGCCGACGATGACCTGAGCGCCCACGCGCTTGATCTTGGCGAGCTGGGGCGTCAGATCGGTCACCCCACGCTCGACGAAGTCCTCGGCCACGATCTCCACGTCCCTGGCGTTCTGCTGGAACCATTCGCGCGAGATGCGGGAGAAGTCGCGCCCCGCGTCGGTGTTCTCGTTCAGCAGCGCGACCTTCCTGGGCTTCGCGTGCTCGGCCACCGCGGCCACGAGCGAGCGCACGATGTCGTTGGCGGTGGGGCTGAGCTGGAACACGTAGCCCATCTTGTTGGCGGCGATCCGCTCCCCGATCTTCAGCGAGGCCGAGCAGCAGGTGATCACGGGCACCGAGGACTTCTGGAACTCGTCCATCACCCGGAGGAAGACATCGCTGGAGAGGACACCCACGCCCACGTGGATCTTGTCCACGGTGAGGGCGCGGGTGACCGCGTTCAGCCCCACGTCGGCCTTGCCCTCGTCGTCGTACCAGATCACCCGGACGCGATGGGGCTTGCCCCCGAGGCTGATCCCCTGCGCCTGCACCCGCTCCACCGCGACCTCGGTGCCTGCCTTGATCTGGGCGCCCACGTCGGCGCTGATGCCGGAGATCGGCATGAAGGCGCCGATCTTGATCTCCGGGGTCTCCTGGGCGTCAAGGGCGGCGATACCGCAGACGAGCGCCGCCACGGCGCCGATCATGCCCACCATCCGTGCCGCGACTCGCTTCATGGCTGTGCCTCCCTGGCCTGCTCGCATTCCGCGCCTCTGGCTGCACGTCACTGGCCGCACAGCCCTGGCTGTACATCCCTGGCTGTACATCCCTGGCTGTACATCCGATGACGAGAGCGGTAAATCTACGCGGCTTTCACATCGGTGGCAAGGTGTCCGGGAATCCTTCTCAGCGGCGCCCCCGCTCCGTGAGGAGGCCACGCCGGGCAAGGTTGGCCATCAAGGCCCCGGTGCCGAAGCTCCACGGCTCTGCCTCGTCGCAGGCCACCACCTCGTTGACCAGGGTGCCGAGCTCGCGCGCGCCGATGCTCACCACGTCCCCTATCTTGTGGGTGAAGCCGCTGCCGGGTGCGCCGCGATCGTCCACGGGGGCGAACATGGTGCCGATGAACAGGAGCAGGCCGTCGGGGTACTGGTGATAGCGGCCGATGGCCTGGGCCGCGAGGTCGGCCAGGTCGCGGCTGATCTCGCCCACGCGCGTCGTGTGCTCCACACGGAAGCCGTCGAGGCCTTCCACCACGGTCTGGAAGCTCAGACGGCGAGCGGCATCGAGCGTGAACGTCTCGTCCAGCACCCGTACGAAGGGGCCCACGGCGGCCGAGGCGTTGTTGTCCTTCGCGCGTCCGAGGAGGAGCGCGCTCCGCCCCTCGACGTCCCGCAGGTTGACGTCGTTGCCGAGGGTGACGCCCACGATGGTGCCCGCGCTATTGATCACGAGCACCAGCTCGGGCTCGGGATTGCTCCAGACGGAAGCCGGATGGATTCCCACGCGGGCCCCGAGCCCCACCGCGGCCATGGGAGGGCACTTGGCGAACAGCTCGGCGTCGGGTCCGATGCCGACCTCGAGATACTGCGACCACATGCCCCGGGCTACCAGCACGTCCTTGATGCGTGCCGCCTCCGGCGAGCCGGGCCGGACGCCCCGCAGATCAGGGCCGATGATGGCCTGGATCTCGCGCCGGACGCCGTCGGCCAGGGCGGGGTTGCCGCGCGCACGCTCTTCGATCACGCGCTCGAGCAGGCTCGCCACGAAGGTCACCCCGCTCGCCTTGACGGCTTGCAGGTCGCACGGCGCCAGGAGCCAGGGGCGCGAGGAATCGCGCTGCCCTTCCCTGCTATTGGCGACCAGGTCGTCGAGGCGTCCCATGGCCGGCGCGACCTTGATGGCCGCGCGCAGCTCGTCGGGCTGGGTGATGTTCAGGAGCTGGCTGACCGTCGTGTACGATGGCGTCAGGTCCACGGCCTCGTCGCCGCGCACGGCGATGACGGATGGTCCATCTTCGGCAGGGACCCACGCCCGCCCGATCAGCAAGGCCGCGGCATCCCTGGGCACGCACTGGTCGGCAGACAGCCTCACGCTCACCTCCCGGGGGTCAGGTCTTGCAATACGACATTGAGGATCGTGATCCTCACCCTGTCGCCGGGGATCGTCTCCCGGTCAGCGAAACAGGTCAAGATGGAAGCGGAGGGGTCGGGCCTCGCCGAGAAGATCAGAGGTGGCCCGCGCGTTCCATCGCCGGTACACTGACCGGCGCGGTCGGCACGCCGCAACCATTGGAGGAGAGAGGATGACGGCAAGCGTACCCACATCCTTCACCATCGCCGTCCCCCCGGCCGTGCTCGACGATCTTCGCGAGCGGCTGGCCCGCACGCGCTTCCCCGACCAGGCGCCCGGCGCCCCGTGGGCCTTTGGCACGGACCTCGGCTACCTGCGCGAGCTCGTCACCTACTGGCAGACACGCTACGACTGGCGCACGCACGAGGCCGAGCTCAACGGCTTCCGTCAGTTCACGGCGCCCGTGGCCGGCATCAATGTCCACTTCATCCACGAGGAGGGTCGCGGGCCCGCGCCCCTGCCCCTCATCCTGTCCCACGGCTGGCCCGGCTCCGTGTGGGAGTTTCACAAGATCATTCCCATGCTTACCGATCCCGCGCGCTTCGGGGGCGATGCGCGCGATGCCTTCACGGTGGTGGCGCCATCGCTGCCCGGCTACGGCTTTTCCTTTGCGCCGGGTCAGGCGCGGTTCGGCGTCACCGAGATCGCAGATGCCTGGGCCCAGCTCATGACCGATGTCCTGGGCTATGATCGCTTCGCGGCCCAGGGCGGCGACTGGGGCGGATTCATCACTTCGCGACTGGGAGCAGCCTACCCCGAGCGCCTGGCCGGCATTCATGTCAACCTGCTGTCGCTCCGGCGCGATCTGCCGCGTCCGGAGAACCCGACCCCAGAGGAGCGCGCCTACCTCGATCAGCTCGGCGCGTGGCTGCGCGAGGAAACAGGGTATCAGTGGATTCAGGGCACCAAGCCCCAGACCCTTGCCTATGGCCTCACCG
It encodes the following:
- a CDS encoding hydantoinase/oxoprolinase family protein codes for the protein MTEAKSYRLGVDVGGTFTDLVLVAPDGRALTRKVLSTTTNYAEAIITGTTALLADARLLPAVVGDVIHGTTVATNAILERRGARTGLITTAGFRDLLEIGRLRLARLYDLDFERPAPLVPRRLRLEVGERMSHLGEVITTLDRSSVEMAIDRLAGEGIESVAVCLLHAYANPAHEQAIGALVRERAPGLALTLSSDILPEMREFERTSTAVTNAYVMPVMAQYLESLERELGRVGLPGTLLVMQSNGGVMTAEHGRRRPVHVIESGPAAGVIATAALARRIGEGNVISIDMGGTTAKASVIEGFELKRTGEFEIGGSMSQGSRLYKGSGYLLRVPAIDIAEVGAGGGSIVSVDGAGALHVGPRSAGAVPGPVCYGLGGTEATLTDANVCLGYLHPERLPSGLTLHADKARRVVSEQVGAPLGLELLEAAHGVYLLGCAGMARAVRAVTIERGRDPQEFTLIAFGGNGPLFAAEMARSLEIARVLVPPAPGVWSALGLLEAEMEHHLVRTFLRPLAGLEPRDLVEALASLEREAESLLSAQGYGADRVEIERSADLKYQGQSFELAVPLGPAAIGIDAISRLAEAFDKEHERTYGHKAEGDPIQIVNLRLTARVRRATDMRRETRFIPGTRARGGEREAYFGPGHGVIRTPVIGREDLDARPRPGPLLIDEYDATTLVPPDCPVHLDAHGNIVIDTAA
- a CDS encoding branched-chain amino acid ABC transporter permease; amino-acid sequence: MTKLRLLALGAAGVVLLLPVLLPHPFVLSIATQAVIWALLAASWDLLSGYTGQVSFGHAGFFALGAYTAAGVSKHLGLSPWLGLVLGAAVAAVVGLGTGFPALRLRGHYLALVTLALAELIRLTAQNWLAVTGGPFGIYDFGSFTGLPATGIPRAQAVYLLVAAIVGAGVGAMLYVCRRTRAGRAFRAIREDEVLAESLGINTTVYKLLAFGLSSGLAGLAGTLYAYYIQLVSPTVATAATTSLVIGMAVFGGLGTIWGPALGALLLYAINEGLRFIGVVYNLVAVGLVIMVFVIFLPRGLAGLRFGRAKHVVAFRAETLPTSRRRGDSS
- a CDS encoding branched-chain amino acid ABC transporter permease, whose translation is MQSLLEFLIQGIVLGGLYALFAVGITLIFGVLNVINVAHGEFFAVGGYVLFAAVVLLHLPPVVGAVAGGAGAFLLGLCVYPLLIAPLQRRLGRRPAGSLYLVLTLGLSTFMQSSLLAIGGGDYRQVPPLVRGILEIGFTGVSYQRVLVFVVAALLLAALFVFLRWHRQGLAVRAVAQNPEAAQAMGINLGRIFSLTLALGVGLAGIGGALMAPLFNVYPAVGFPLTIKAFAITILGGMGNLVGALLASLIIGVAESLVVIVVPSQWQNGVAFVVMIAVLLFRPQGLLGRATAR
- a CDS encoding ABC transporter ATP-binding protein: MLEVGELRSGYGRLEILQGVTLHVAPGTIVGVIGPNGAGKSTLLKTVFGYLSPFGGRITLEDQSLIGLRPDQILRLGTGFVAQAGGLFADMTVHENLLLGGYGLPSRHELARALDAVYEQFPRLRERRRQAADSLSGGEQRALALARALVMRPKLLLLDEPSAALAPQFIDEVYATIQALNRSGLALLIVEQNVEMILSVAHRVFVLDLGRNAFDGTPAELRQTDRIRRLYLGDRQGESRVP
- a CDS encoding ABC transporter ATP-binding protein; its protein translation is MSPAAPSPPDGTPTLAVTGLSKLFGGLRAVSECSFEIAPATIVGLIGPNGSGKTTIFNLITNLLRPDAGAVYFNGARIDGLKTYEIARRGIGRTFQSVKIFRELSVWDNLSIAAMGRERLGWEPTATAWLERLGLDHLREDPGENLSVGQQRLLELAMNLVVDPPFLMLDEPLAGVHPVVRQRIAETIRALRQEGRTFLIIEHDMAFVMELCDKLVVMDHGLKIAEGAPEAIRRDPTVIDALLGRRRDPALA
- a CDS encoding ABC transporter substrate-binding protein, with the translated sequence MKRVAARMVGMIGAVAALVCGIAALDAQETPEIKIGAFMPISGISADVGAQIKAGTEVAVERVQAQGISLGGKPHRVRVIWYDDEGKADVGLNAVTRALTVDKIHVGVGVLSSDVFLRVMDEFQKSSVPVITCCSASLKIGERIAANKMGYVFQLSPTANDIVRSLVAAVAEHAKPRKVALLNENTDAGRDFSRISREWFQQNARDVEIVAEDFVERGVTDLTPQLAKIKRVGAQVIVGEIYGSSGPVLFNQWYELKVPALLAHMGATVAAQTFIDQHAKAMEGAIVNNRWWPARYSDVSEPMMAAYKKKTGTDVTNFAVQGHDSALVALEAIAKAGSLDPDKIRLSIESNTFATAWGTRKFTPLAEGHRMPIQTVVVQIQGGKKVPIYPAAVAAKGEGKYVTVPPYAWEKK
- a CDS encoding fumarylacetoacetate hydrolase family protein, whose protein sequence is MRLSADQCVPRDAAALLIGRAWVPAEDGPSVIAVRGDEAVDLTPSYTTVSQLLNITQPDELRAAIKVAPAMGRLDDLVANSREGQRDSSRPWLLAPCDLQAVKASGVTFVASLLERVIEERARGNPALADGVRREIQAIIGPDLRGVRPGSPEAARIKDVLVARGMWSQYLEVGIGPDAELFAKCPPMAAVGLGARVGIHPASVWSNPEPELVLVINSAGTIVGVTLGNDVNLRDVEGRSALLLGRAKDNNASAAVGPFVRVLDETFTLDAARRLSFQTVVEGLDGFRVEHTTRVGEISRDLADLAAQAIGRYHQYPDGLLLFIGTMFAPVDDRGAPGSGFTHKIGDVVSIGARELGTLVNEVVACDEAEPWSFGTGALMANLARRGLLTERGRR
- a CDS encoding epoxide hydrolase, with the protein product MTASVPTSFTIAVPPAVLDDLRERLARTRFPDQAPGAPWAFGTDLGYLRELVTYWQTRYDWRTHEAELNGFRQFTAPVAGINVHFIHEEGRGPAPLPLILSHGWPGSVWEFHKIIPMLTDPARFGGDARDAFTVVAPSLPGYGFSFAPGQARFGVTEIADAWAQLMTDVLGYDRFAAQGGDWGGFITSRLGAAYPERLAGIHVNLLSLRRDLPRPENPTPEERAYLDQLGAWLREETGYQWIQGTKPQTLAYGLTDSPAGLAAWIVEKFRTWSDCGGDVERRFSKDELLTNVMLYWVTGAIGSSFWPYYARYHAPWPIADGQRIEVPTAYADFPKEIIRPPRSWAERVYNIKRWTVMPSGGHFAALEEPSLLAEDIRAFFRDLR